The following are encoded in a window of Fretibacter rubidus genomic DNA:
- a CDS encoding TonB family protein — MGTDSQKSMGGMYQSVDDQDEIDIEEALELSERRAFMWKCVIAAVLVLAVVVIFGRPGGTTKPPQPTAVKAERASYHMAITEPSAALRRARLKDFQTTYPESPRQTAVAAQLLTLTQHETKSWAKVLDAQYDPALSTPEKLAAIQAYEAEWGRAYLGSREAELAALRKQLDNDVPRPDRNLKDTPSAIPKTINDRVMVGGPKVVTPRPVAPRPQPIRPAPRPTPQAYVPEITRNVTPRYPSRAQRRGIEAVVELSLSIDKRGRVKETELIAVDSDSPRYERDFIRAAERAAMRTRYEPYVVNGEASPATGIVKRYRFQMSD; from the coding sequence ATGGGGACAGACAGTCAAAAGAGTATGGGCGGCATGTATCAATCGGTCGATGACCAAGACGAAATAGACATAGAGGAGGCGCTGGAATTATCAGAGCGTCGGGCCTTTATGTGGAAATGCGTCATCGCCGCTGTTTTGGTACTCGCCGTTGTGGTTATCTTTGGTCGTCCCGGCGGCACAACAAAACCGCCCCAGCCCACGGCGGTCAAAGCTGAACGCGCGAGCTACCACATGGCCATCACAGAACCATCAGCAGCACTGCGCAGGGCAAGGCTGAAAGATTTTCAGACAACTTATCCCGAAAGTCCGCGCCAGACGGCAGTGGCTGCGCAACTGCTCACGCTCACTCAACATGAAACGAAAAGTTGGGCCAAAGTGCTGGACGCGCAATATGATCCCGCCCTGTCCACGCCAGAAAAACTCGCGGCTATACAAGCTTATGAGGCGGAATGGGGGCGCGCCTATTTAGGCAGTCGCGAGGCGGAGCTAGCGGCTTTGCGAAAGCAATTGGATAATGACGTGCCGCGACCTGACCGGAATTTAAAAGACACGCCGAGCGCTATTCCCAAGACCATAAATGACCGCGTCATGGTCGGCGGCCCAAAGGTCGTCACGCCGCGTCCCGTCGCGCCAAGACCGCAGCCCATCCGCCCTGCCCCGCGGCCAACCCCCCAAGCCTATGTGCCAGAGATTACGCGTAACGTAACACCCCGCTATCCATCACGCGCGCAACGCCGCGGCATCGAAGCGGTTGTCGAGCTTAGCCTGAGTATTGATAAACGGGGCCGTGTTAAGGAAACCGAGTTGATTGCGGTGGATAGCGACAGCCCGCGCTATGAACGGGATTTCATCCGCGCCGCAGAACGGGCAGCCATGCGGACACGCTATGAACCCTATGTCGTGAATGGAGAGGCAAGCCCTGCAACGGGAATTGTCAAACGCTACCGTTTTCAAATGAGTGATTAA
- a CDS encoding ABC transporter ATP-binding protein yields MSDTSPAIEIKGLTKTYKASRKSPAKEALKGVDLVVPRGSIFGLLGPNGAGKSTLINILAGLVTKSSGSAKICGYDIAQQTRQARASIGVVPQEIAMDVFFTPYQALELQAGYYGVPKSERRSDEILHALGLFDKRDAYVRQLSGGMKRRLLIGKALVHNPPVLILDEPTAGVDIELRRQLWDYVVELHKRGTTIILTTHYLEEAETLCDRIAIIHQGEVVANDDKDTMLSRLDKRTLVITPTTPITALPKTLSGLDAQINDKGVISINYRSGTDSITDMLAKVKAAGLSITDLKTEEPDLEDVFMSLTYDSGT; encoded by the coding sequence ATGTCAGACACATCCCCCGCCATAGAGATTAAAGGCCTGACAAAGACCTATAAAGCATCGCGCAAATCCCCCGCCAAAGAAGCGCTAAAAGGTGTGGATTTGGTTGTGCCGCGCGGCTCTATCTTCGGGCTGCTCGGGCCTAATGGGGCGGGGAAATCCACTCTGATTAATATCCTTGCTGGGCTTGTCACGAAATCATCGGGCAGCGCCAAAATCTGCGGCTATGATATCGCCCAACAGACCCGCCAAGCCCGCGCCTCTATTGGTGTTGTGCCGCAAGAAATTGCCATGGATGTGTTCTTCACACCCTATCAAGCGCTAGAGCTGCAAGCGGGATATTACGGCGTGCCTAAATCAGAGCGGCGCTCTGATGAAATTCTGCACGCGCTCGGCTTGTTTGATAAGCGCGACGCCTATGTGCGGCAGTTATCAGGCGGGATGAAACGCAGGCTTCTGATTGGCAAAGCGCTGGTGCATAATCCGCCTGTTCTAATCTTGGATGAACCGACAGCGGGCGTTGACATTGAACTACGACGCCAGCTTTGGGATTATGTGGTGGAGCTTCACAAGCGCGGGACGACCATCATCCTCACGACCCATTATTTGGAAGAAGCCGAAACGCTTTGTGACCGTATCGCGATCATCCATCAAGGCGAAGTTGTCGCCAATGACGACAAAGATACGATGTTATCGCGCCTTGATAAACGCACGCTGGTCATCACGCCGACGACACCCATCACGGCGCTACCCAAGACGCTTAGCGGGCTCGACGCGCAGATAAATGATAAAGGCGTTATCTCTATCAATTACCGCAGCGGCACAGACTCCATCACAGACATGCTGGCCAAAGTTAAAGCCGCGGGACTATCGATTACGGACCTCAAGACCGAAGAACCTGATTTGGAAGATGTGTTTATGTCCCTCACATATGATAGCGGGACTTAA
- a CDS encoding zinc-finger domain-containing protein, which produces MSNPINPSNSSSDDVVIVTRTRVACDGGGGALGHPKVWLDMGQDTQVECKYCDRLFKLDPKAADTAH; this is translated from the coding sequence ATGTCAAACCCCATCAATCCGTCAAATTCTTCCTCTGATGACGTCGTCATTGTGACGCGAACCCGTGTGGCGTGTGACGGCGGGGGCGGGGCGCTGGGTCATCCCAAAGTTTGGCTTGATATGGGGCAAGATACACAAGTCGAATGTAAATATTGCGACCGTCTCTTTAAGCTTGACCCAAAAGCGGCTGACACCGCGCATTAG
- the polA gene encoding DNA polymerase I — MSADSNPHNNVPCPHPEPVDKDSHVVLVDGSGYIFRAYHALPPLTRKTDRLPIGAVHGFSNMLFKLLREQTDAARPTHFAVIFDASGTTFRNEIYDAYKANRSETPEDLIPQFPLTREATRAFGAQSIEMTGFEADDLIATYARQAEAKGARVTIISSDKDLMQLVSDRVQMLDTMKNRAIGIPEVQDKFGVGPDKVIDIQSLAGDSVDNVPGVPGIGVKTAALLINEYGDLDTLLARAGEIKQNKRRENLIEFAEQARISRDLVTLKTDINVEVPLSDLACCDPEPDVLFEFLDRMTFRTLTNRVRAAIGAGDDDGLRGNDTVVSAPLPGADPRPAMAETPANVVFDKDKYECVQDIERLTHWIERAYATGIVAVDLETDGLDSRAANMVGVCLAVDDNEACYIPLAHVGADGGDMFGGAAPKQIPMDAALSALKPMLEDKTILKVGQNFKYDLGVFARHDIHPAPYDDTMLMSYALYAGLESHGMDAMSERVFGHSPISFKDIAGTGKAQKTFDQIALSEATPYAAEDADVTLRLYKFYKPKLGQDRVATVYETTERPLPAVIAMMENNGIKVDRAVLARLSSDFAQKMAGLEDEATELAGEKFNLGSPKQLGEILFGKMGLEGGKKTKTGAWQTGAGVLDDLAATGEKLPQVILDWRHYAKLKSTYTDALVAQINPNSGRVHTSYSLASTTTGRLSSSDPNLQNIPIRTEDGRKIRDAFIAEAGHTLVAADYSQIELRLLAHVADLPTMKQAFSDGVDIHALTASEMFGVALADMDAATRRRAKAINFGIIYGISAFGLANNLNISRSEASDYIKSYFEKFPGIKAYMEDTKSEARQYGYVTTLFGRKCHIKGITDRNQNVRGFAERQAINAPIQGAAADIMRRAMIRMPEAIADIHGAKMLLQVHDELVFEVPEGNADDLIKIAKTTMEGAAMPAVNISVPLVVDAKAASNWNDAH; from the coding sequence ATGTCAGCCGATTCTAACCCGCATAATAACGTCCCATGCCCCCATCCAGAACCCGTGGATAAAGACAGCCATGTCGTGCTGGTCGATGGGTCGGGCTATATTTTTCGGGCGTATCACGCCTTGCCGCCGCTGACCCGTAAAACAGACCGCTTGCCCATTGGCGCGGTGCACGGCTTTTCTAATATGCTGTTTAAGCTATTGCGCGAGCAAACCGACGCCGCGAGGCCCACCCATTTTGCTGTCATCTTTGATGCCTCTGGCACGACATTTCGTAACGAGATTTATGATGCCTATAAAGCCAATCGCAGCGAGACGCCCGAAGACCTCATCCCGCAATTTCCGCTGACCCGCGAAGCAACGCGAGCGTTTGGCGCTCAAAGCATAGAAATGACAGGATTTGAGGCCGACGACCTTATCGCGACCTATGCGCGGCAAGCCGAGGCCAAAGGCGCAAGGGTCACGATAATTAGTTCCGATAAAGACTTAATGCAGCTGGTCTCTGACCGCGTGCAAATGCTTGATACGATGAAAAACCGCGCCATTGGTATTCCCGAAGTGCAGGACAAATTTGGCGTGGGGCCTGACAAGGTTATTGATATCCAAAGCCTTGCGGGGGACAGTGTTGACAATGTTCCCGGTGTGCCGGGTATTGGCGTGAAAACGGCGGCGCTGCTGATTAATGAATATGGTGATCTTGATACGCTGCTTGCCCGCGCCGGCGAGATTAAGCAAAATAAGCGGCGTGAAAACCTGATTGAATTTGCAGAGCAAGCGCGGATTTCGCGTGACCTTGTGACGTTAAAAACGGACATTAATGTCGAGGTGCCGCTTTCCGATTTGGCCTGTTGTGATCCTGAGCCTGACGTTTTGTTTGAGTTTTTAGACCGTATGACCTTTCGAACATTGACCAATCGTGTGCGCGCAGCAATTGGCGCGGGTGATGATGACGGGCTGCGGGGGAATGATACTGTTGTATCAGCCCCACTCCCTGGAGCTGATCCGAGGCCTGCCATGGCCGAGACCCCCGCCAATGTCGTGTTTGACAAAGACAAATATGAATGTGTGCAGGACATAGAGCGGCTCACCCATTGGATAGAGCGCGCCTACGCCACAGGCATTGTTGCGGTGGATCTGGAAACAGACGGGCTGGACAGTCGGGCGGCCAATATGGTCGGCGTGTGTCTGGCGGTAGACGATAATGAGGCGTGCTATATCCCGCTCGCCCATGTCGGCGCGGACGGCGGTGATATGTTTGGCGGGGCGGCCCCCAAACAAATTCCGATGGACGCGGCATTAAGCGCGTTAAAACCCATGTTGGAAGACAAAACTATTCTAAAGGTCGGGCAGAATTTCAAATATGATTTAGGCGTTTTCGCCCGCCACGATATTCACCCCGCGCCCTATGACGATACCATGCTGATGAGCTACGCACTTTATGCAGGGCTAGAGAGCCACGGTATGGACGCGATGAGCGAGCGCGTGTTTGGCCATAGTCCGATTAGTTTCAAAGACATTGCCGGTACAGGGAAAGCACAAAAAACCTTTGACCAAATCGCACTGTCTGAAGCCACGCCCTATGCGGCGGAAGACGCGGACGTCACGCTGCGCCTGTATAAATTTTATAAGCCCAAGCTTGGCCAAGACAGAGTGGCGACGGTTTACGAGACGACCGAGCGCCCGCTGCCCGCTGTTATTGCGATGATGGAAAATAACGGCATCAAAGTTGACCGCGCTGTGCTTGCGCGACTGTCATCGGATTTTGCGCAGAAGATGGCGGGGCTAGAGGACGAGGCAACAGAGCTCGCCGGGGAGAAATTTAATCTCGGCTCGCCCAAACAACTCGGTGAAATTCTCTTTGGTAAAATGGGCTTAGAAGGCGGTAAAAAAACTAAAACTGGCGCGTGGCAAACGGGGGCAGGGGTGCTGGATGATTTGGCCGCGACAGGTGAAAAACTGCCGCAAGTGATTTTGGATTGGCGGCATTACGCCAAGTTAAAATCGACCTATACGGACGCGCTTGTTGCCCAAATTAATCCAAACTCTGGCCGTGTGCATACGTCTTATTCGCTCGCCTCGACCACGACGGGGCGGCTGTCATCCTCTGATCCAAACTTGCAAAATATCCCTATCCGTACAGAAGACGGACGCAAAATTCGCGACGCTTTTATCGCAGAGGCCGGGCATACGCTGGTGGCGGCTGACTATAGCCAGATTGAACTGCGGCTGCTTGCCCATGTCGCGGATTTACCGACGATGAAACAAGCGTTTTCCGACGGTGTGGATATTCATGCCCTCACCGCGAGCGAGATGTTTGGGGTCGCGCTAGCCGATATGGACGCGGCGACACGGCGTCGAGCCAAAGCGATTAATTTTGGAATTATTTACGGTATTTCTGCCTTTGGGCTCGCCAATAATCTGAACATCTCGCGCAGTGAAGCGTCAGATTACATCAAAAGCTATTTTGAGAAATTCCCGGGCATTAAAGCCTATATGGAAGACACAAAATCAGAGGCCCGCCAATACGGCTATGTCACCACTTTATTTGGCCGCAAATGCCACATAAAAGGCATTACTGACCGCAACCAAAATGTGCGCGGCTTTGCTGAACGCCAAGCGATTAACGCCCCTATTCAAGGCGCCGCCGCCGACATTATGCGCCGCGCCATGATCCGTATGCCAGAGGCGATAGCGGATATTCACGGCGCGAAAATGCTCCTGCAAGTCCATGATGAATTGGTTTTTGAAGTGCCCGAAGGTAATGCGGATGACTTAATTAAAATCGCCAAAACCACCATGGAAGGCGCCGCCATGCCAGCGGTCAATATCAGCGTGCCGTTAGTGGTCGATGCCAAAGCCGCGAGCAATTGGAACGACGCGCATTAA